The following coding sequences are from one Loxodonta africana isolate mLoxAfr1 chromosome 18, mLoxAfr1.hap2, whole genome shotgun sequence window:
- the TBX4 gene encoding T-box transcription factor TBX4, with the protein MFPSYKVKVTGMNPKTKYILLIDIVPADDHRYKFCDNKWMVAGKAEPAMPGRLYVHPDSPATGAHWMRQLVSFQKLKLTNNHLDPFGHIILNSMHKYQPRLHIVKADENNAFGSKNTAFCTHVFPETSFISVTSYQNHKITQLKIENNPFAKGFRGSDDSDLRVARLQSKEYPVISKSIMRQRLVSTQLSAKPDVSPLHGAHQALQHYQYENGAHMQFAAAEPQDLPLNTFPTQRDSSLFYHCLKRRADSARHLDLPCKRSYLEAPSSVGEDHYFRSPPPYDQQMLSPSYCSEVTPREACMYSGSGPEIAGVSGVDDLPPPPLSCNMWTSVSPYTNYSVQTMETVPYQPFPTHFTATTMMPRLPTISAQSSQPPGNTHFSVYNQLSQSQVRERGPTTSFPRERGLPPVCERKPPSPHLNAANEFLYSQSFSLSRESSLQYHSGMGTVENWTDG; encoded by the exons ATGTTCCCCAGCTACAAGGTAAAGGTCACAGGCATGAACCCCAAGACCAAGTACATCCTACTGATTGACATCGTCCCTGCCGATGATCACCGCTACAAGTTTTGTGACAACAAATG GATGGTGGCAGGGAAGGCTGAGCCAGCCATGCCAGGAAGGCTGTATGTCCACCCGGATTCTCCTGCCACTGGGGCCCACTGGATGCGGCAGCTGGTCTCCTTCCAGAAACTGAAGCTGACAAACAACCATCTGGACCCCTTCGGCCAT ATCATTCTCAACTCCATGCATAAGTACCAGCCGCGGCTGCACATCGTTAAGGCTGATGAGAACAACGCTTTTGGCTCCAAAAACACAGCCTTCTGCACCCACGTGTTCCCAGAGACCTCCTTCATCTCTGTGACCTCCTACCAGAACCACAAG ATTACACAGCTGAAAATTGAGAACAACCCTTTTGCCAAGGGATTCCGGGGCAGTGACGACAGTGACCTCCGTGTGGCCCGGCTACAGAG CAAAGAATATCCTGTGATTTCCAAAAGCATCATGAGGCAGAGGCTCGTCTCTACTCAGCTCTCGGCCAAGCCTGATGTCAGCCCCCTGCATggtgcccaccaggccctccagcACTACCAGTATGAAAATGGTGCTCACATGCAGTTTGCTGCGGCTGAGCCCCAGGACCTTCCCCTCAACACCTTCCCAACCCAGAGGGACTCAAGCCTCTTCTATCACTGCCTGAAAAGACGAG CAGACAGTGCTCGCCACCTGGACTTACCCTGCAAGAGATCCTATCTGGAAGCTCCTTCTTCGGTAGGGGAGGATCACTATTTCCGCTCTCCCCCTCCCTATGACCAACAGATGCTGAGTCCCTCCTATTGTAGTGAGGTGACCCCAAGAGAAGCCTGTATGTACTCAGGTTCAGGGCCTGAGATTGCCGGGGTGTCGGGGGTGGATGActtgcccccacccccactgagTTGTAACATGTGGACGTCTGTCTCACCATACACCAACTATAGCGTTCAGACCATGGAGACTGTGCCTTACCAGCCCTTCCCCACGCACTTCACCGCTACCACCATGATGCCTCGGCTGCCTACCATTTCTGCTCAGAGCTCCCAGCCACCAGGAAACACCCACTTCAGTGTCTACAATCAGCTTTCACAATCTCAGGTCCGGGAGCGGGGGCCCACCACCTCATTTCCAAGAGAGCGTGGCCTCCCTCCAGTGTGTGAGAGGAAACCGCCCTCTCCACACCTGAATGCTGCCAATGAATTTCtctactctcagagtttctctttGTCCCGGGAATCTTCCTTACAGTATCATTCAGGAATGGGGACTGTAGAGAACTGGACTGATGGATGA